One genomic window of Ziziphus jujuba cultivar Dongzao chromosome 4, ASM3175591v1 includes the following:
- the LOC107408036 gene encoding callose synthase 12 — translation MSIRQRHQSGRGHAVAQHRNDPDTEPYNIIPVHNLLADHPSLRYPEVRAAAAALRAVGDLRRPPYAQWLPHMDLLDWLALLFGFQNDNVRNQREHLVLHLANAQMRLTPPPDNIDTLDAGVLRRFRKKLLKNYTSWCSYLGKKSNIWISDRRESAQDQRRELLYVSLYLLIWGESANLRFMPECLCYIFHHMAMELNKILEGYIDENTGQPVLPSISGENAFLNCVVKPIYNTIRDEVESSKNGTAPHRDWRNYDDINEYFWSKRCFQKLKWPIDVGSNFFVTSSRSKHVGKTGFVEERSFLNLYRSFDRLWVMLVLFLQAAIIIAWEEKEYPWQALKERGAQVRALSIFLTWSALRFLQSLLDVRTQYSLVSSETLGLGFRMVMKSIVASVWIVVFGVFYGRIWSQRNNDRRWSAEADRRVVNFLWVALVFVIPELLALALFIIPWIRNFIEETNWRIFYLLSWWFQSRTFVGRGLREGLMDNIKYTLFWAAVLATKFCFSYFMQIKPMIAPSKELMNLDNVTYEWHEFFGSGHRFAVGLLWLPVVLIYLMDLQIWYSIYSSFVGAGVGLFAHLGEIRNIQQLRLRFQFFASAIQFNLMPEEQLLNTRGTLKNKFKDAIRRLKLRYGLGRPYKKLESNQVEANKFALIWNEIIMIFREEDIVSDREVELLEVPQNSWNVRVIRWPCFLLCNELLLALSQAKELVDAPDKWLWYKICKNEYRRCAVIEAYDCIKHLVLEIVKRNTDEHSILTVLFQEIDHSLQIEKFTKTFKMTALPQLHTKLIHLVQLLNKPKKDPNQVVNTLQALYEIVVRDFFKDKRSTEQLREDGLAPPASMAGLLFEDAVKLPDPDNETFYRQVRRLHTILTSRDSMQNIPVNLEARRRIAFFSNSLFMNIPHAPQVEKMMAFSVLTPYYSEEVLYNKEQLRTENEDGISTLYYLQTIYVDEWKNFMERMRREGLVKDDEIWTTKLRDLRLWASYRGQTLSRTVRGMMYYYRALKMLAFLDSASEMDIREGSRELGSMRRDIGLDGFGSERSPSSRSLSRTGSSVNLLFKGHEYGTALMKYTYVVACQIYGTQKAKKDPHAEEILYLMKNNEALRVAYVDEVSSGRDEKEYYSVLVKYDHQLQKEVEIYRVKLPGPLKLGEGKPENQNHAIIFTRGDAVQTIDMNQDNYFEEALKMRNLLEEYRHYYGIRKPTILGVREHVFTGSVSSLAWFMSAQETSFVTLGQRVLANPLKVRMHYGHPDVFDRFWFLTRGGISKASRVINISEDIFAGFNCTLRGGNVTHHEYIQVGKGRDVGLNQISMFEAKVASGNGEQVLSRDVYRLGHRLDFFRMLSFFYTTVGFFFSTMLVVLTVYAFLWGRLYLALSGVEGSALGSNSNNKALGTILNQQFIIQLGLFTALPMIVENSLEHGFLQALWDFLTMQLELSSVFYTFSMGTRTHFFGRTILHGGAKYRATGRGFVVQHKSFAENYRLYARSHFVKAIELGLILIVYAAHSPVAKDSFVYIAMTIFSWFLVVSWIMAPFVFNPSGFDWLKTVDDFDDFMSWIWYRGSVFAKAEQSWERWWYEEQDHLRTTGKLGKVLEVILDLRFFFFQYGIVYQLDIASGSTSFLVYALSWIFVFVAFGVFVVIVYARDKYAAKEHIYYRMVQFLVIILAILVIIALLEFTNFNFLDIFTSLLAFIPTGWGLILVAQVLRPALQSTIVWDMVVSVSRLYDIMFGVIVMAPVALLSWLPGFQSMQTRILFNEAFSRGLRIFQIVTGKKSKVDL, via the coding sequence ATGAGCATCCGTCAGCGTCATCAATCGGGCCGTGGGCATGCGGTGGCGCAGCATCGGAACGATCCAGATACCGAACCCTACAACATAATACCCGTCCACAACCTCTTAGCAGACCACCCTTCCCTCCGTTACCCCGAGGTACGCGCCGCCGCAGCAGCTCTACGCGCCGTCGGGGACCTGAGGAGACCGCCTTACGCCCAATGGCTTCCACACATGGACCTCCTAGACTGGCTCGCCCTCCTCTTCGGCTTCCAAAACGACAACGTTCGGAACCAGAGGGAGCACCTCGTCCTCCACTTAGCCAATGCCCAGATGCGGCTCACGCCGCCGCCGGACAACATCGACACGCTGGATGCCGGCGTTCTGAGGCGGTTCCGGAAGAAGCTGCTGAAGAATTACACTAGCTGGTGCTCTTACCTTGGGAAGAAGTCCAACATTTGGATCTCCGATCGCCGGGAATCCGCACAAGACCAGCGGAGGGAGCTTCTGTATGTTTCTCTGTACCTTCTCATCTGGGGTGAGTCTGCTAACCTTCGATTTATGCCCGAGTGTCTGTGTTACATATTTCATCATATGGCTATGGAATTGAATAAGATTCTGGAGGGTTATATCGATGAGAACACGGGTCAGCCTGTGTTGCCGTCGATTTCAGGTGAGAATGCGTTCTTGAACTGTGTTGTTAAACCCATTTACAACACGATTAGAGATGAGGTTGAGAGCAGTAAGAATGGGACTGCCCCACATCGTGATTGGAGGAATTATGATGATATAAATGAGTATTTTTGGAGTAAGAGATGCTTTCAGAAGTTGAAATGGCCTATTGATGTCGGGAGCAATTTCTTTGTGACCTCTAGTAGGAGTAAGCATGTGGGTAAAACTGGGTTTGTGGAGGAGAGGTCGTTTTTGAACTTGTACAGGAGCTTTGACAGGCTTTGGGTTATGCTAGTTTTGTTCCTTCAAGCAGCTATTATCATTGCTTGGGAAGAGAAGGAGTACCCTTGGCAGGCGTTGAAGGAACGGGGTGCTCAGGTTCGGGCTTTGTCCATATTCTTGACTTGGAGTGCATTGAGATTCTTGCAGTCACTACTTGATGTGCGGACGCAGTACAGTTTGGTATCGTCAGAGACTCTGGGGCTTGGGTTTAGGATGGTGATGAAGAGTATTGTTGCTTCCGTGTGGATTGTGGTTTTCGGGGTGTTTTATGGGAGGATATGGTCGCAGAGGAATAATGATAGAAGATGGTCAGCTGAGGCAGATAGGAGGGTGGTGAATTTTCTTTGGGTGGCACTGGTCTTTGTCATTCCGGAGCTTTTGGCACTGGCTCTGTTTATTATTCCTTGGATTCGGAATTTCATTGAGGAGACTAATTGGAGGATATTTTATTTACTATCCTGGTGGTTTCAGAGTAGAACTTTTGTTGGTCGTGGCCTGAGGGAAGGTCTCATGGACAATATAAAGTATACTTTGTTTTGGGCTGCAGTGCTTGCTACAAAATTTTGTTTCAGTTACTTCATGCAGATCAAACCTATGATTGCCCCATCAAAAGAATTAATGAACCTTGACAATGTGACATATGAGTGGCATGAATTTTTTGGAAGTGGCCATAGATTTGCTGTTGGGTTGCTGTGGCTTCCTGTTGTTTTGATTTATCTAATGGATTTGCAGATTTGGTATTCCATTTATTCCTCTTTTGTGGGGGCAGGAGTGGGGTTATTTGCACACTTGGGTGAGATTCGAAATATTCAACAATTGAGGCTGAGGTTCCAGTTCTTTGCAAGTGCAATTCAGTTCAATCTCATGCCAGAGGAGCAGCTGTTAAACACAAGGGgaacattgaaaaataagttcaAAGATGCTATCCGCCGGTTGAAGTTGAGGTATGGTCTTGGACGGCCATATAAGAAGCTTGAATCCAATCAGGTTGAGGCAAACAAATTTGCTTTAATATGGAATGAGATAATTATGATTTTCAGAGAAGAAGATATTGTTTCTGACCGTGAGGTTGAGTTGTTGGAGGTTCCCCAGAATTCTTGGAATGTCAGGGTTATTCGTTGGCCGTGTTTTCTTCTCTGCAATGAGCTATTGCTTGCCCTTAGTCAGGCCAAAGAATTAGTAGACGCTCCTGATAAGTGGCTTTGGTATAAGATATGCAAGAATGAGTACAGGCGATGTGCTGTCATAGAAGCCTATGATTGTATCAAGCACTTGGTTCTTGAGATTGTCAAGCGTAACACTGATGAACATTCCATTTTGACAGTCTTGTTTCAAGAAATTGATCACTCTCTTCAGATTGAGAAGTTCactaaaacatttaaaatgacTGCACTTCCACAGCTGCATACCAAATTAATTCACCTTGTTCAGCTTCTGAACAAGCCTAAGAAAGATCCTAACCAGGTGGTAAATACTCTACAAGCTCTTTATGAGATTGTTGTTCGAGATTTTTTCAAAGACAAGAGAAGCACCGAGCAGCTGAGGGAAGATGGTTTGGCTCCTCCTGCTTCTATGGCAGGGTTGCTTTTTGAGGATGCTGTTAAATTACCTGATCCTGATAATGAAACCTTCTATCGTCAGGTTCGGCGCTTACATACAATTCTCACCTCGCGGGACTCTATGCAGAATATACCAGTTAACCTTGAGGCAAGACGTAGAATTGCCTTCTTTAGTAACTCCCTGTTTATGAACATTCCTCACGCCCCCCAAGTTGAGAAAATGATGGCTTTCAGTGTTCTCACCCCTTACTATAGTGAGGAAGTATTATACAACAAAGAGCAACTGAGAACGGAGAATGAAGATGGTATTTCAACCCTGTATTATTTACAGACAATTTATGTCGACGAGTGGAAAAATTTCATGGAGAGGATGCGCCGAGAAGGactggtgaaggatgatgaaatATGGACGACTAAGTTGAGAGACCTGAGGCTTTGGGCTTCTTACAGGGGCCAGACACTTTCTCGAACCGTGAGGGGAATGATGTATTACTACCGGGCACTTAAAATGTTGGCTTTTCTGGATTCTGCATCAGAGATGGACATTCGGGAAGGATCACGAGAACTTGGTTCGATGAGGCGTGATATTGGTTTGGATGGTTTTGGCTCTGAAAGATCACCCTCTTCAAGGAGTTTAAGTAGAACAGGCAGTTCTGTCAATTTGTTATTCAAAGGCCATGAGTATGGTACTGCTTTGATGAAATATACATATGTGGTAGCTTGCCAGATTTATGGAACACAGAAGGCAAAAAAAGATCCTCATGCTGAggaaattttgtatttaatgaaAAACAATGAAGCTCTTCGAGTGGCCTATGTTGATGAGGTTTCAAGTGGCAGGGATGAAAAAGAGTATTATTCTGTTCTTGTGAAGTATGATCATCAATTACAGAAGGAAGTGGAAATCTACCGTGTAAAGTTGCCAGGTCCCTTAAAGCTTGGAGAGGGAAAACCTGAGAATCAAAATCATGCCATTATCTTCACTCGTGGTGATGCGGTTCAGACTATTGACATGAACCAAGACAATTATTTTGAGGAGGCACTCAAAATGAGGAATCTATTGGAAGAATATAGGCACTACTATGGTATTCGGAAGCCTACAATCTTGGGAGTCAGGGAACATGTTTTTACTGGTTCTGTTTCATCACTGGCTTGGTTTATGTCTGCTCAGGAAACAAGTTTTGTCACCTTGGGGCAGCGTGTTTTGGCTAACCCATTGAAAGTTCGTATGCATTATGGCCATCCGGATGTGTTTGACAGATTCTGGTTTTTGACTCGAGGTGGCATCAGTAAAGCTTCCAGGGTGATTAACATCAGTGAAGACATCTTTGCTGGCTTTAATTGCACTTTGCGTGGTGGCAACGTCACACACCATGAATACATACAAGTTGGCAAGGGAAGGGATGTTGGGTTGAACCAGATTTCCATGTTTGAAGCCAAGGTTGCAAGTGGAAATGGGGAACAAGTCCTGAGCAGAGATGTCTACAGGTTGGGTCATAGGCTGGACTTCTTCCGAATGCTGTCATTTTTCTATACTACTGTGGGATTCTTTTTCAGCACAATGCTGGTTGTTCTGACTGTGTATGCATTTTTATGGGGTCGACTGTATTTGGCACTTAGTGGCGTTGAGGGTTCTGCTCTAGGAAGCAACAGTAACAATAAAGCACTTGGTACAATCTTGAATCAGCAGTTCATAATCCAACTTGGTCTGTTCACTGCTCTTCCAATGATAGTGGAGAATTCTCTTGAGCATGGGTTCCTTCAAGCTTTATGGGATTTTTTGACAATGCAACTCGAGCTTTCATCTGTTTTCTACACATTCTCAATGGGAACTCGTACCCATTTCTTTGGCAGGACTATTCTTCATGGTGGTGCAAAGTATCGTGCAACTGGGCGTGGCTTTGTTGTGCAGCACAAAAGTTTTGCTGAAAACTATAGACTCTATGCTCGTAGCCATTTTGTGAAAGCTATTGAGCTTGGGCTGATACTTATAGTTTACGCAGCGCACAGTCCGGTAGCTAAAGACTCATTTGTTTACATAGCAATGACCATCTTTAGCTGGTTCTTGGTTGTATCATGGATTATGGCTCCCTTTGTTTTTAATCCTTCTGGTTTTGATTGGTTGAAGACTGTAGATGACTTTGATGATTTTATGAGCTGGATTTGGTATCGGGGCAGTGTGTTTGCAAAAGCTGAACAGAGCTGGGAAAGATGGTGGTATGAGGAGCAGGATCATCTGAGGACCACTGGTAAGTTGGGCAAGGTGCTGGAGGTAATTCTAGACCttcgtttcttcttcttccagtATGGAATTGTATACCAGCTTGACATTGCTTCTGGAAGTACCAGCTTTCTTGTCTACGCATTGTCTTGGATCTTTGTTTTTGTGGCCTTTGGGGTATTTGTTGTTATAGTTTATGCTCGGGATAAATATGCAGCAAAAGAACACATATACTATCGTATGGTTCAGTTTCTTGTCATCATACTTGCGATACTTGTGATTATTGCTCTTCTGGAATTcacaaatttcaatttcttGGATATTTTCACTAGTCTTTTGGCATTCATTCCCACTGGGTGGGGCCTGATATTGGTTGCACAAGTACTCCGACCTGCACTGCAGTCTACTATAGTCTGGGATATGGTTGTCTCTGTGTCACGACTATACGATATAATGTTTGGAGTTATTGTTATGGCTCCTGTGGCACTGCTATCATGGCTTCCTGGATTTCAGTCCATGCAGACTAGGATACTGTTCAATGAGGCATTCAGCAGGGGCCTCAGGATATTCCAGATTGTTACGGGCAAAAAGTCCAAGGTTGATTTGTGA